TGAAACATGGTGACAGTAATAAAAACAGCCGCACCATCACCATAGGAGACATACAAACCATGAGTGCCGGTACCGGTATTTATCACAGTGAAATGAACGGCAGCGATACCGAACCGGTAGAATTCCTGCAAATCTGGGTAATGCCGGAGAAGTTGAATACACCGCCCGCCTATCGGGATTACGACATCCGTCCGTTCTTGCGGAAGAATGAACTGGCACTGATCGTTTCGCCGGATGGCGATGCCCCTGCCAAGATGTTGCAACAAACATGGTTCTCCATCGGAGAAATAGAGGCGGGAAAGAAGATCGGCTATCACATGCACCAATCCCACGCAGGCGTGTATATCTTCGTGATTGAAGGTGAAGTGAAGGTGGATGACACTGTACTTTCACGCCGTGACGGCATGGGCGTATACGATACCCACAGCTTTGAGCTGGAAACCCTAAAAGACTCGCACATTCTGCTGATGGAAGTACCGATGTAAGTCTTTTAGATAAAAATAACAGCAAAAACCAAAGGTTTGTGTAGCGTTTTTCGTAATATTGCACTATAAATTAACCCGTGCATGAAACTTGATTACATTTACCATAGCGGCTTCGCAATTGAAGCGGACGGAGTGACGGTCATTATCGATTACTACAAAGATTCCTCTGAAACGGAATATAATAAAGGTATCGTTCATGACTATCTGTTGGGAAGACCCGGAGAACTATATGTGATCTCTTCTCATTTTCACCCTGACCACTTTAATCGCGAAGTTCTTTTATGGAAAGCCGAGCGCCCGGATATTCACTATATCTTCTCCAAGGACATCCTGAAACATCGTCGTGCCACGCGCGAGGATGCCACCTATATAAATAAAGGGGATGTGTACGAAGACCCGAATATCCGTATCGAAGCATTCGGTTCCACGGATGTAGGTATCTCTTTTCTCATTGACCTGCAAGGTGTCCGGCTCTTCCATGCCGGAGACTTGAATAACTGGCATTGGAGCGAAGAATCCACTCCGCAGGAAATCCGGAAAGCGGAAGGTGACTTCCTTGCCGAAGTGAAATGCCTTCAGCAAACCGCCCCATCGGTAGATGTAGCCATGTTTCCAGTGGACAACCGCATCGGAAAAGATTATATGAGAGGTGCGGAACAATTCGTGGAACGGATAAAAACTACTATCTTTGTACCTATGCACTTCAGCGAGGAATACAAAGGCGGAAATGCTTTCCGGGAGTTTGCCGAAAGCAAAGGTTGCCGTTTCTTGTCCATAACCCACCGGGGTGAAAGTTTTGATATTAATCAATAAAACATACGCATTATGAAAAATTTGACACACCTCCTTTTTGTACTCTTATGTATTTGCCTGCCTGTTGCAGTACATGCTCAAAAAGACAAGGACAAAGACGATGACGACAGCAAGTACCTGGCAGGAGCAGTACCCGAAGTAGATGGAAAAGTTGTATTTACCAAAGAATTCAGTATTCCTGGCATGTCTCAGGAAGAGATCTTCAACCGCATGCAGAAATGGATGGAAGCACGGCTGAAAAAGAATGAGAATAACAGCCGCGTAGTCTATACGAACCCGGAAGAAGGGCAAATAGTAGGTACGGGAGAAGAATGGATTGTATTCAGCTCAAGTGCACTCTCACTGGACCGTACAAAGATACTCTACCAACTGTCCGTGGTTTGTGCACCCGAGAAGTGTACAATGGAAGTTGAAAAGATTCGTTTCAATTACCGTGAAGGAAAAGAGAAGTATACAGCAGAGGAATGGATCGTAGACAAATATGCACTGAATAAGGCTCAAACCAAATTGGTGCGCGGACTTGCTAAATGGCGCAGAAAAACAGTCAACTTTGTAGATGACCTCGCTCTTGGAGCAGCAAAAGCCCTTAGTGCAAGTACTGCCAAGAAAGCAGCCGAAACAGAACAACCGGAAGCTAAGAAAGAGGAAAAGAGTGCTGTTAGCTCAGGTCCGATAGTGATTACTCCTAAGACAGAAGTAGAAGTAAAAACTCCGGCTGAAACAACCAAAGTAACCGTTGTACCTGCTACCCCGCTTACTCCGGCCACTCCTGTTGCTTCTGGTACAATGCCCGGCTATAAAGAAGTAGCTCCGGATCAACTGCCGACAAATGCTATCCAAATGGGTGCAGGCAAATTAGTACTTGTAATTGGTACAGATGCTTTCAATATGACCATGATGACAGCTAATGCAGGTGGTTCATTGGGAAAATCCTCAGGTAAGCCTGTTATCTTCAGTTTCCTTTCACCTGATCAACCTTACGAACAGATGGAAGCTGCTGAAACTTACACCGTTCGCTTCTATCCGGCAAACCAGACAGAACCTTCAGTTGTTCTGGAATGTAAGAAGATGCCTTCACAGGCTCCTATGGAAGGTCAGCCACGCATGTATGTAGGCGAAATTCTAAAGGCATTCGTAAAATAACAACTAATTACTTAATTACGTGGAAATAAAAGCTAAATTCGATCATTTTAATATCAACGTCACCGATCTGGAACGTAGTATTGCTTTCTATGAAAAAGCATTGGGATTGAAAGAACATCACCGTAAAGAAGCCTTGAACGGCTCTTTCACGCTGGTTTACCTGACAGACAACAGCACAGGTTTCCTTCTGGAACTGACTTGTCTGAAAGATCATCCTCAAGCCTATGAACTTGGAGAGAACGAAAGCCATTTATGCTTCCGTGTTGCCGGTGATTATGAGGCTATTCACCAATACCATAAAGAAATGGGTTGGGTATGCTTTGAAAATACAGCTATGGGATTATACTTCATCCATGATCCGGACGATTACTGGATAGAAGTACTTCCAGCAAAATAGAGTATAAAATGATAGAGTGATAAGGTGATAGGGTGATAAAGTGATGAGCATACATTCCCCTATCATCTTATCACCTTATCACTTTCTATTTATGACGATTCGCCCTTTTCTTCCGTATATCCGCCTTCATCTTGGCAGCACCGGAACCATGTTTCCCGGTAATATACGATTTCTTCTTGGCTTTAGTCTTTACCTTTCCATCTTCCTTGGGCTTGTCTTTTTTTCCTTTAAAGACGATACCGCCCATTATTGCATCTTCTATACTCATATTCGGTTTCTATTACTATATATATTTATAAGCCGACACAAAGATAGTTTTTTCTACCAATAGACTGCATTTTTCGTATCTTTGCGGACAACTTTTAGAGATTGAATAGAATGAACACTACGCTGCTTACTGCTGATAAAGACCCGATGGGTGCTGCTATTGCCGATTATTATAAACGACACAAGGCCGAACGGCTACGGGTTTTCTCCTCACAGTTCGATGAGGATGAAATTCCGGTAAAGGAACTTTTTCGTACGGAAAAGCAGATGCCTCTTCTGGAACGTACCGCCCTGCAACTGGCTACGGGAAAGATTCTGGATGTGGGAGCCGGAAGCGGTTGCCACAGCCTTACCTTGCAGGAAGCAGGCAAAGAGGTACATGCCATTGATATTTCGCCGCTTTCAGTAGAAGTTATGCAACAACGCGGCGTACGGCATGCCACATTGCTCAATCTGTTCGATGAGCATTTCCGTGAGACATACGACACGATATTAATGTTGATGAACGGTTCGGGAATCATCGGCAAACTGGAAAATCTGCCTGCCTTCTTCAAAAGGATGAAGCAATTGCTACAACCCGGTGGCTGTATCTTTATGGATTCCAGTGATCTGCGCTATCTGTTTGAGGAAGAAGACGGAAGTTTTGTGATCGACCTGGCAGGTGACTATTATGGAGAAGTAGACTTCCAGATGCAATATAAGGATATCTTGGGAGAGTCATTCGACTGGCTTTACATTGATTTCCAGACACTCAGTCTTTATGCAGCCGAAAATGGTTTCCAAGCGGAGTTGATAAAAGAAGGAAAGCACTACAATTATTTAGCCAAGTTGACCTTAAAATAAGGTCAACCCGGACTTTCTGGTTATTATTTCTTTAACAGCATTTCGTCAATCTTCTTCGTTAATGCAGCAAATTCCTTCTCATTGTACAGGCGGGTCAGCATTACGATGCGTCCGTCTTTATCAATCAGTACATTGCGGGTAATTCCGGCATTGCGAAGCGCATATTTGGCAAAAATATCTGCACCTGGATCTAAGCCCAAGGGATAAGTAATGCCAGTCGACTTACCGAATGCAATCACTTTGTCCAACGGTTCATCACGGTCTATACCGATAAGGGCAAATGCAGAATTATCTTTGTGTTTCAACCAGATATCCTTTTCTATAAAAGGCATTTCTTTGCGGCATACGCCACACCAACTGGCAGTGAATTGTAACATCACCACTTTTCCACGGAGTTCGGAAAGGGTAACTTTCTTACCATCTGTCAGGGTAATGGTAAAGTTGGGAGCCATCTCCCCTACTCTTACAATGTAACCGGTGCTATCGGCAGCTACTTCCTGCGCTTTGCCCGATAAACCACAAAGGACAAACAGGATAAACATCAAACTCTTTACTACTTTCATCAATCTTATACTTTTAAGTTATTCTTAAAACGGGAACAATAACGGAAGCATAAAGATCATCACAATTCCCATAATTATCTGTAAAGGCAAACCAACTTTAACATAATCCATGAATGTATAACGTCCCGCAGGCATCACCAACGCGTTGGGCGGAGTAGAAAACGGAGAAGCAAAACACATGCTGGCTGCCACGGTTACGGCAAACAGGAATGGATATGGACTCAAATCCAACTGTATGGCGGCCTGGAGGGCAATCGGAGCCAAAAGTACCGCCGTAGCCGTATTACTAATAAACATAGTCATCAGCGAAGTGGTGAAATAGATACCCGCCAACAATATATAAGGTCCGTAACTACCTAATCCGTTGACTAATGATTGAGATACCAAATTGGATGCTCCGGTCTTTTCCAATGCCAGTGACATGGGCATCATTGCGGCAATCAATACGATACTTTCCCAATTAATGGTTTTATATGCTGCTTCTACATTCCGGAAGCAGCCGGTGAGCACCATCAGCAGACCTGCAATCATTACTGCCGTTACCGGAGCAATAGGGATGAAGTCGAACATCATCATTACCACCATTCCCAACATGATTATGGCAGCAACAGGTGCTTTATGATTCAATGTTACTTTAGCAGCCTCAGCAAGCGGTTGTCCAAGTACTACCCAATCGGAGGGATCTTCACTCAAACGCGCTATATTCTCCCATGTTCCCTGCACCAACAGCACATCTCCCGAATGCATCTTTTCATCTTTTAGATTCTTCAGAATATACTGGCGCTTGCGTTGGATACCCAAGATATTCACACCATATTTTTCCCTGAAACCTGAATCTTTTACCGGCTTATTTACCAGATTGGAGGCAGGCATCAATACTATTTCAGCAATACCGATTTCTGTAAATTCCAGTTCTTCACTTTTTGCTTCTACCGTACCTTCCGCTGCATGGGTATCCAACAACTTTAATGTATTTTCTTCGGCAAAATGTTCTACATTCGTAAAATCACCCAATACATACAGAATATCATTCTCTTGAATAACTGTATCAGCAGCAGCCATTTCCTGGCTCATCGTCTTAAAAAAGTGACGACGAGAAGAGGATGACTGACGCCGAACTTCCATTATACCTACATTATAGCGTTGTGGAATACTTAATTCCTGTATGGTCTTTCCAGTTAAAGGCGATTTACTTTCGACCTGCACCCGACACAAATTCTGAAATAGTTGGTACTCTCCCGCCAGTTCTTTCAGCGATTTGTTCTTTTTACCCTTACGATCCTTGTCACCTTTCTTAGTCAGGAAAATTTTACTCAATGGAATTAAGATTATCAATCCGACAGCCACACAAACCAATCCTACAGGAGTAAACGAAAAAAATGTAAGAGGTGTATATCCTGCAGAGGTCAATGCTTCTTGAATTACAAGGTTCGGCGGTGTACCGATAAGCGTCATCATACCTCCCATGCTACTGGCAAACGCAAGCGGCATCAACAGTCGGCTGACATTGATCTGCGTCCCCATAGCCATACTGACTACAATGGGAAGCATCAAAGCTACTGTTCCGGTATTGCTGACAAAAGCACCGATAAAGGCAGTCACCAATACAATAAGAACGAAAAGTTTCAACTCACTGTCACCAGCCAACTTCAGGATACGACTACTTATCATCTTTGCCAATCCCGTCTGAAAGATAGCACCGCCCACAACGAACAATCCTATCATCATTATAACAACGGAGTTAGAGAAGCCTGTCAATGCTTCTTCCGGGGTCAGGATACCGAATATAATTAGTAACACCAGAGCACAAAGCGCAACTAAATCCGAACGCACTTTGCCACTCATAAAGAATATCGCAGATAGGAATAAAATAATGAGAGTAATATACATAAAGATATAAAATTTATCAGTTATTAAACAATTCAACAGTGATTTTTGTTCTAAGGCGTTGCAAATATCACAAAAATCAGCACGATGGACAATAGGGTAAATCCTTTTTGAACTAAATAAGCGACAAATATCTCACTAAATTATAAATAAAGTATAGATTATTAGCATTATATTTATAACTTTGAATCCGGAAATGATAGTATGGGATCCCCCCTTTTATCAGTTAAATTCTATAACAGCAATGGGAAACGACAACACAATTACAGGCACCTTCAATGGAACAGTCCATCTGGAATACCTACCATGTATTAATTATGCAATGATACACAATCATGTGCCTTCATGCAATTTCTGCGAACTCATGAATAGTGATGAAGTCGACTGGAATAACATCAAAGTATCCATAGACGGAGAACTTATTAAATACTCAGAAAGCATTCTTGAAATAATTCCACCCGGACAGAACATACAAATCAACAATCTGGAAATATCACCTGAAAGTGAAAAGCTAATCGAACTCACAGAAGGTATCGAAACTAATTTTCATCTGACTATTACGATTTCCGGTGAGATAGCCCATCAGCAAACATTTCCCATCAAACTGATGACATACGATCAGTGGACTGGTTCCAGGATCATGCCCGAACTCTTAGCGACATTTGTGACTCCCAATCACCCTATACTTTCAAGAATTAGTGTAAAAGCCTCACAATTCCTTGAAAAGTGGACCGGAAACTCTGCCTTAGACGAGTATCAGACACAGGATCCCAACCGAGTGCGTGCGCAGGTAGCTGCTATTTATGAAGCTCTCCGGTCTGAGTCTTTAATATATTCTACGGTTCCGGCCAGCTTTGAAACTTCGGGGCAGCGTGTCCGCTTGGTAGATAATGTACTCACCAGTAAGCTGGGTACATGTATAGACCTGACTTTACTCTATGCTTCCTGTCTGGAGGCCAATGGCATTCATCCTCTTTTAGTCTTGTTGAAAGGACATATATTGGTAGGTGCATGGCTTACAGAAGATATTTATCATCAAACCGTAGGCGATGATGCCTCCTTTCTACTCAAAGGAAGTGCAAATGGTATCAGCGACATTGTATTAGTAGAGACAACCGCACTGGCATCTTCACAAAATATTTCATTTGAAGAAGCTGCTGCAATGGCTCAGAAAGAGCTCAAAGAAGAAAACAGATTCAAGCTGTTTATCGATGTATATAGGTGCAGACTGGATAAAATCCGCCCATTGCCGCAACGCATAAACCATAACGGTGAATGGCAAATAGAAAACAGTGGAATAGAACATGAGAATGTAACCCAAAGAATACACCAACTGGACCGGTATGAAATAAAGCTGGAGGACAGCAAGGATGAAATAACCAAGCAGATTATTTGGGAAAGAAAACTACTGGACTTTTCTTTACGCAATAATCTGATCAACATCCGGCTTGGCAGAAGAGTTATACCATTCATATCTTTCGAAATTGATCATCTGGAAGATCATCTGCAAGCCGGAGAAAACTACCAGATATTATCCAGTCCTGCTAAAAGTAAAATAGAACCGGGTGAGACAGGGCTCTATGATTCTTCTTTATGGAAAGAGAATTTGGAAGAATTAGTAATCAGCGAGCTGAGAAACAAAAAACTCCGTTCTTATCTGACAGAAAGCGAACTTCAGAACTCACTCAAATTTGTATACCGTACATCGCGAACCGCCATTGAAGAAAATGGAGCCAATTCACTGTTCCTCGTTTTAGGAATCTTGAAGTGGTACGAGTCTCCTAAGAGTGTAAAACCACGCTTTGCTCCTATCTTGCTATTACCGGTAGATATTGTGCGTCGTGGAGGCTCAAGTGGATATATCATTCGCACCAGAGACGAAGAAATTATATTGAACATAACGCTCGTCGAACTATTGAAACAACAGTTCAGTGTTAATCTTTCCGGGTTGAATCCGTTGCCAAAAGACGACAGCGGTGTAGACGTGAAAAAGATATTCGCTACGATTCGTACCTGCATCCGCAATATGAAAGGTTGGGATGTAGTGGAAGAATCCATGTTGGGGCTATTCTCATTCAACAAGTTTGTCATGTGGAACGATATTCATACCAATGCAGACAAATTGAAAAAGAACGCCATTATAGCCAGTCTGATGGAAAATCGTATTCAATGGCAGGATACGACTCCGGAGATTGACGCCAGAGAAATAGATAGAAATCTTGAACCTATCCATTTTGCCATTCCTGTTGATGTTGATTCTTCGCAGCTGGAAGCTGTCATTGAATCAGGAGAAGGAAAGAGCTTCATATTGCATGGTCCTCCGGGAACCGGTAAATCACAGACCATTACCAATATGATAGCCAATGCCCTGTACAAAGGAAAACGTGTGCTGTTTGTAGCAGAAAAGATGGCAGCACTTTCTGTAGTACAAAACCGTCTGACTAAGATAGGATTAGATCCGTTCTGTCTGGAACTACATTCTAACAAGGTCACTAAATCTCATTTTCTGGCTCAGCTTCAGAAAGCTATAGAAGTCATTCACATTCAGTCTCCAGCTGAGTTTGAAAGTACTTCAAAGCAATTATTCGAGCGTAGAAAGAAATTAATCGATTATATGGAAGCGTTGCATCATCCCCATGCTTCCGGCTTCTCTCTGTACGATTGTATAACAAATTATTTGTCGATACAGGGAGATGAATTGTCCATCGACTTTTCTCTATTACCCTCCATCACTAAGAATCAACTGACAGATTTTTGCGAAAAGATCCAGGAACTGGATACAGTTTTTCAGATAACAGGGCATCCGCAAGACCACCCGTTAAAGGGACTGGAACCATACGATACTTCCATAGAAAGCTCTCAGAAACTACAGGCCGGAATCAGGCGCTTTATAAATTTATTCACTTCGATTACCGCTAACAGAAAGTTGCTTTCAAATAGTCTGGGAATCTCGATACCTGATAATTGGGATGGGATCAGTTGGATGGGAAAGATGTGTACCCAGCTTCTATCCATCCCATATCTGAATAAAACGTTATTGGAAATGGGTGGTAATACCGACTTGATAGAAGAATGGAAAGATACTATCCTGTCCGGTCGTAAGCGAGATCAGTTACAAGCTGAACTGGGTAAAGACTATGCACCCCAAATTCTGGAAGAAAATGCATTTGCCCTCCAGCAAGAATGGAAAGCTATCGAATTGAAATGGTTCTTACCTAAATTCTTTGCCAAACGTTCTTATCTGAAAAAGCTCAGACTTTACAATACGAGTTTGCAGGCAGCACAAATACCAAGCCTGTTAGAAAAGTTAAATGCTTATCAAAAGAATAATAAGATCATTCAAGAGCAAGCTTCCGAATTATCATCTTCTTTCGGCTTCTTAGGAAGGAAAAATAAAGAGAAATGGGATGATATTGATTCTATACTTAAGAGTCTTCCGACGATTTACAACACTTTATCGGAATATGCAGTAATCGTTCAACAACCATTTGCAGAAGTTCTGAATCAATTTGCAAATAAAATCAGTATTGACTGGAACGCATTCCAGCAGTCTAATGAAAATACATTCAGGCAACTAATCGATACATCCAACGAATTGAATACGGTCCTCAATGAAATAAAAGGTTTATGCTACATACAACTGCCGGATAATAATCTTGAAATGAAACTACCGGTTCTACTGAACACTTGGTTGACTCACTTCAATAAAATTAAAGACTGGGGACAATGGT
The nucleotide sequence above comes from Bacteroides intestinalis DSM 17393. Encoded proteins:
- a CDS encoding pirin family protein, which produces MKKVIDKAESRGRALYDWLDSHHTFSFDTYYNPRRMNFGALRVLNDDRVEAGKGFGIHPHKNMEIISIPLKGKLKHGDSNKNSRTITIGDIQTMSAGTGIYHSEMNGSDTEPVEFLQIWVMPEKLNTPPAYRDYDIRPFLRKNELALIVSPDGDAPAKMLQQTWFSIGEIEAGKKIGYHMHQSHAGVYIFVIEGEVKVDDTVLSRRDGMGVYDTHSFELETLKDSHILLMEVPM
- a CDS encoding MBL fold metallo-hydrolase, whose protein sequence is MKLDYIYHSGFAIEADGVTVIIDYYKDSSETEYNKGIVHDYLLGRPGELYVISSHFHPDHFNREVLLWKAERPDIHYIFSKDILKHRRATREDATYINKGDVYEDPNIRIEAFGSTDVGISFLIDLQGVRLFHAGDLNNWHWSEESTPQEIRKAEGDFLAEVKCLQQTAPSVDVAMFPVDNRIGKDYMRGAEQFVERIKTTIFVPMHFSEEYKGGNAFREFAESKGCRFLSITHRGESFDINQ
- a CDS encoding DUF4468 domain-containing protein gives rise to the protein MKNLTHLLFVLLCICLPVAVHAQKDKDKDDDDSKYLAGAVPEVDGKVVFTKEFSIPGMSQEEIFNRMQKWMEARLKKNENNSRVVYTNPEEGQIVGTGEEWIVFSSSALSLDRTKILYQLSVVCAPEKCTMEVEKIRFNYREGKEKYTAEEWIVDKYALNKAQTKLVRGLAKWRRKTVNFVDDLALGAAKALSASTAKKAAETEQPEAKKEEKSAVSSGPIVITPKTEVEVKTPAETTKVTVVPATPLTPATPVASGTMPGYKEVAPDQLPTNAIQMGAGKLVLVIGTDAFNMTMMTANAGGSLGKSSGKPVIFSFLSPDQPYEQMEAAETYTVRFYPANQTEPSVVLECKKMPSQAPMEGQPRMYVGEILKAFVK
- a CDS encoding VOC family protein; this encodes MEIKAKFDHFNINVTDLERSIAFYEKALGLKEHHRKEALNGSFTLVYLTDNSTGFLLELTCLKDHPQAYELGENESHLCFRVAGDYEAIHQYHKEMGWVCFENTAMGLYFIHDPDDYWIEVLPAK
- a CDS encoding class I SAM-dependent methyltransferase translates to MNTTLLTADKDPMGAAIADYYKRHKAERLRVFSSQFDEDEIPVKELFRTEKQMPLLERTALQLATGKILDVGAGSGCHSLTLQEAGKEVHAIDISPLSVEVMQQRGVRHATLLNLFDEHFRETYDTILMLMNGSGIIGKLENLPAFFKRMKQLLQPGGCIFMDSSDLRYLFEEEDGSFVIDLAGDYYGEVDFQMQYKDILGESFDWLYIDFQTLSLYAAENGFQAELIKEGKHYNYLAKLTLK
- a CDS encoding TlpA family protein disulfide reductase; translation: MKVVKSLMFILFVLCGLSGKAQEVAADSTGYIVRVGEMAPNFTITLTDGKKVTLSELRGKVVMLQFTASWCGVCRKEMPFIEKDIWLKHKDNSAFALIGIDRDEPLDKVIAFGKSTGITYPLGLDPGADIFAKYALRNAGITRNVLIDKDGRIVMLTRLYNEKEFAALTKKIDEMLLKK
- a CDS encoding SLC13 family permease, producing the protein MYITLIILFLSAIFFMSGKVRSDLVALCALVLLIIFGILTPEEALTGFSNSVVIMMIGLFVVGGAIFQTGLAKMISSRILKLAGDSELKLFVLIVLVTAFIGAFVSNTGTVALMLPIVVSMAMGTQINVSRLLMPLAFASSMGGMMTLIGTPPNLVIQEALTSAGYTPLTFFSFTPVGLVCVAVGLIILIPLSKIFLTKKGDKDRKGKKNKSLKELAGEYQLFQNLCRVQVESKSPLTGKTIQELSIPQRYNVGIMEVRRQSSSSRRHFFKTMSQEMAAADTVIQENDILYVLGDFTNVEHFAEENTLKLLDTHAAEGTVEAKSEELEFTEIGIAEIVLMPASNLVNKPVKDSGFREKYGVNILGIQRKRQYILKNLKDEKMHSGDVLLVQGTWENIARLSEDPSDWVVLGQPLAEAAKVTLNHKAPVAAIIMLGMVVMMMFDFIPIAPVTAVMIAGLLMVLTGCFRNVEAAYKTINWESIVLIAAMMPMSLALEKTGASNLVSQSLVNGLGSYGPYILLAGIYFTTSLMTMFISNTATAVLLAPIALQAAIQLDLSPYPFLFAVTVAASMCFASPFSTPPNALVMPAGRYTFMDYVKVGLPLQIIMGIVMIFMLPLLFPF
- a CDS encoding DUF3320 domain-containing protein, with protein sequence MGNDNTITGTFNGTVHLEYLPCINYAMIHNHVPSCNFCELMNSDEVDWNNIKVSIDGELIKYSESILEIIPPGQNIQINNLEISPESEKLIELTEGIETNFHLTITISGEIAHQQTFPIKLMTYDQWTGSRIMPELLATFVTPNHPILSRISVKASQFLEKWTGNSALDEYQTQDPNRVRAQVAAIYEALRSESLIYSTVPASFETSGQRVRLVDNVLTSKLGTCIDLTLLYASCLEANGIHPLLVLLKGHILVGAWLTEDIYHQTVGDDASFLLKGSANGISDIVLVETTALASSQNISFEEAAAMAQKELKEENRFKLFIDVYRCRLDKIRPLPQRINHNGEWQIENSGIEHENVTQRIHQLDRYEIKLEDSKDEITKQIIWERKLLDFSLRNNLINIRLGRRVIPFISFEIDHLEDHLQAGENYQILSSPAKSKIEPGETGLYDSSLWKENLEELVISELRNKKLRSYLTESELQNSLKFVYRTSRTAIEENGANSLFLVLGILKWYESPKSVKPRFAPILLLPVDIVRRGGSSGYIIRTRDEEIILNITLVELLKQQFSVNLSGLNPLPKDDSGVDVKKIFATIRTCIRNMKGWDVVEESMLGLFSFNKFVMWNDIHTNADKLKKNAIIASLMENRIQWQDTTPEIDAREIDRNLEPIHFAIPVDVDSSQLEAVIESGEGKSFILHGPPGTGKSQTITNMIANALYKGKRVLFVAEKMAALSVVQNRLTKIGLDPFCLELHSNKVTKSHFLAQLQKAIEVIHIQSPAEFESTSKQLFERRKKLIDYMEALHHPHASGFSLYDCITNYLSIQGDELSIDFSLLPSITKNQLTDFCEKIQELDTVFQITGHPQDHPLKGLEPYDTSIESSQKLQAGIRRFINLFTSITANRKLLSNSLGISIPDNWDGISWMGKMCTQLLSIPYLNKTLLEMGGNTDLIEEWKDTILSGRKRDQLQAELGKDYAPQILEENAFALQQEWKAIELKWFLPKFFAKRSYLKKLRLYNTSLQAAQIPSLLEKLNAYQKNNKIIQEQASELSSSFGFLGRKNKEKWDDIDSILKSLPTIYNTLSEYAVIVQQPFAEVLNQFANKISIDWNAFQQSNENTFRQLIDTSNELNTVLNEIKGLCYIQLPDNNLEMKLPVLLNTWLTHFNKIKDWGQWCIRKRELESLHLTVIINYITDKHKSGSEASDAYMKGVYHQLALKTVDADETLRLFNGLLFEEMISKYKQLTVDFQELSKKELYCRLAAKIPSLTMEAASSSEIGILKRNISNGGRGTSIRRIIDQIPTLLPKLCPCMLMSPISVAQYIDLDAEKFDLVIFDEASQMPTSEAVGAIARGNALVVVGDPKQMPPTSFFASSQVDEEEAEFDDMESILDDCISLSIPSRYLTWHYRSKHESLIAFSNSQYYNGKLYTFPSVDDRVSKVRLVQVDGTYDKGRTRSNHAEAEAIVKEILNRLRTSEVPEKSIGVVSFSQVQQNLIEDMLIEELNKYPELEEKAFQSNEPIFIKNLENVQGDERDIILFSIGYGPDRNGYVSMNFGPLNNQGGERRLNVAVSRARYEMIIFSTLRSEQIDLKRTKSKGVEGLKRFLEFAERGTSPIPAIQLQNLQQSNLITLIAQELTQRGYKVDTLVGRSNFKVDLAIVNPLQPDTYILGILCDGRNYYETKTTRDREIVQPNVLQMLHWNVMRVWSVDWFEHKENVVERIIKKLEDLKNTKVEKQPLLPTENNVLKTFSIENEPVVELVNNREREYIFADLPDIGYSTDIDTVMASSYQVKKQLQQIVKIEQPITNTLLYKRILRIWNLTRVTTRLQVFIDSLLEDAYKDPLSGDTIIYWENKEKAKECDFYRINSKRDILDIPILEVMSAARYAIEQQISMPIEDLKRLTSQLLGFSRKGNNLDMVTEQTIQLLINKGIFSHANGMVSMNN